The following are encoded together in the Cynocephalus volans isolate mCynVol1 chromosome 4, mCynVol1.pri, whole genome shotgun sequence genome:
- the LOC134375618 gene encoding target of rapamycin complex 2 subunit MAPKAP1-like isoform X1 — protein sequence MAFLDNPTIILAHIRQSHVTSDDTGMCEMVLIDHDVDLEKIHPPSMPGDSVSEIQGSNGETQGYVYAQSVDITSSWDFGIRRRSNTAQRLERLRKERQNQIKCKNIQWKERNSKQSAQELKSLFEKKLLKEKPPSSGKQSILSVRLEQCPLQLNNPFNEYSKFDGKGHVGTTATKKIDVYLPLHSSQDRLLPMTVVTMASARVQDLIGLICWQYTSEGREPKLNDNVSAYCLHIAEDDGEVDTDFPPLDSNEPIHKFGFSTLALVEKYSSPGLTSKESLFVRINAAHGFSLIQVDNTKVTMKEILLKAVKRRKGSQKISGPQYRLEKQSEPNVAVDLESTLESQSAWEFCLVRENSSRADGVFEEDSQIDIATVQDMLSSHHYKSFKVSMIHRLRFTTDVQLGISGDKVEIDPVTNQKASTKFWIKQKPISIDSDLLCACDLAEEKSPSHAIFKLTYLSNHDYKHLYFESDAATVNEIVLKVNYILESRASTARLTILLKNKEN from the coding sequence ATGGCCTTCTTGGACAATCCAACTATCATTCTAGCTCATATTCGACAGTCACATGTGACCAGTGATGACACGGGAATGTGTGAGATGGTTCTCATTGACCATGATGTTGACCTAGAGAAGATTCATCCTCCTTCAATGCCTGGAGACAGTGTGTCAGAAATTCAGGGAAGCAATGGTGAGACTCAGGGCTATGTATATGCCCAGTCAGTTGATATTACCTCAAGTTGGGACTTTGGTATTAGAAGACGCTCAAACACAGCTCAAAGATTAGAACGACTCCGAAAAGAGAGACAAAACCAGAtcaaatgcaaaaatattcagtggaaagaaagaaattctaagcAATCAGCCCAGGAGTTAAAGTCactgtttgaaaaaaaattgctcaAAGAGAAGCCTCCAAGTTCTGGAAAGCAGTCAATATTATCTGTACGCCTGGAGCAATGCCCTCTGCAGCTGAATAACCCCTTTAATGAGTATTCCAAATTTGATGGCAAGGGTCATGTAGGTACAACAGCAACCAAGAAGATTGATGTCTACCTCCCCTTGCACTCAAGCCAGGACAGACTACTGCCAATGACTGTGGTGACAATGGCCAGCGCCAGGGTACAGGACCTGATTGGACTCATCTGTTGGCAGTACACAAGCGAGGGACGGGAGCCGAAGCTCAATGACAATGTCAGTGCCTACTGCCTGCATATTGCTGAGGATGACGGGGAGGTGGACACTGATTTCCCCCCACTAGATTCCAACGAGCCCATTCATAAGTTTGGCTTCAGTACTTTGGCCCTGGTTGAAAAGTATTCATCTCCTGGTCTGACTTCCAAAGAGTCTCTCTTTGTTCGAATAAATGCTGCTCATGGATTCTCCCTTATTCAGGTGGACAACACAAAGGTCACCATGAAGGAAATCTTGCTAAAGGCAGTGAAGCGAAGAAAAGGATCCCAGAAAATTTCAGGCCCTCAGTACCGCCTAGAGAAGCAGAGTGAGCCCAATGTTGCCGTTGACCTGGAGAGCACTTTGGAGAGCCAGAGCGCGTGGGAATTCTGCCTGGTCCGCGAGAACAGTTCAAGGGCAGACGGGGTTTTTGAGGAGGACTCACAAATTGACATAGCTACAGTACAGGATATGCTTAGCAGCCACCACTACAAGTCATTCAAAGTCAGCATGATCCACAGACTACGATTCACAACTGACGTACAGTTAGGTATCTCTGGAGACAAAGTAGAGATAGACCCTGTTACGAATCAGAAAGCCAGCACTAAGTTTTGGATTAAGCAGAAACCCATCTCAATCGATTCTGACCTGCTCTGTGCCTGTGACCTTGCTGAAGAAAAAAGCCCCAGTCATGCAATATTTAAACTCACGTATCTAAGCAATCACGACTATAAACACCTCTACTTTGAATCAGATGCTGCTACTGTCAATGAAATCGTGCTCAAGGTTAACTACATCCTGGAATCACGAGCGAGCACTGCCCGGCTGACTATTttgctcaaaaacaaagaaaactga
- the LOC134375618 gene encoding target of rapamycin complex 2 subunit MAPKAP1-like isoform X2: MAFLDNPTIILAHIRQSHVTSDDTGMCEMVLIDHDVDLEKIHPPSMPGDSVSEIQGSNGETQGYVYAQSVDITSSWDFGIRRRSNTAQRLERLRKERQNQIKCKNIQWKERNSKQSAQELKSLFEKKLLKEKPPSSGKQSILSVRLEQCPLQLNNPFNEYSKFDGKGHVGTTATKKIDVYLPLHSSQDRLLPMTVVTMASARVQDLIGLICWQYTSEGREPKLNDNVSAYCLHIAEDDGEVDTDFPPLDSNEPIHKFGFSTLALVEKYSSPGLTSKESLFVRINAAHGFSLIQVDNTKVTMKEILLKAVKRRKGSQKISGPQYRLEKQSEPNVAVDLESTLESQSAWEFCLVRENSISGDKVEIDPVTNQKASTKFWIKQKPISIDSDLLCACDLAEEKSPSHAIFKLTYLSNHDYKHLYFESDAATVNEIVLKVNYILESRASTARLTILLKNKEN, translated from the exons ATGGCCTTCTTGGACAATCCAACTATCATTCTAGCTCATATTCGACAGTCACATGTGACCAGTGATGACACGGGAATGTGTGAGATGGTTCTCATTGACCATGATGTTGACCTAGAGAAGATTCATCCTCCTTCAATGCCTGGAGACAGTGTGTCAGAAATTCAGGGAAGCAATGGTGAGACTCAGGGCTATGTATATGCCCAGTCAGTTGATATTACCTCAAGTTGGGACTTTGGTATTAGAAGACGCTCAAACACAGCTCAAAGATTAGAACGACTCCGAAAAGAGAGACAAAACCAGAtcaaatgcaaaaatattcagtggaaagaaagaaattctaagcAATCAGCCCAGGAGTTAAAGTCactgtttgaaaaaaaattgctcaAAGAGAAGCCTCCAAGTTCTGGAAAGCAGTCAATATTATCTGTACGCCTGGAGCAATGCCCTCTGCAGCTGAATAACCCCTTTAATGAGTATTCCAAATTTGATGGCAAGGGTCATGTAGGTACAACAGCAACCAAGAAGATTGATGTCTACCTCCCCTTGCACTCAAGCCAGGACAGACTACTGCCAATGACTGTGGTGACAATGGCCAGCGCCAGGGTACAGGACCTGATTGGACTCATCTGTTGGCAGTACACAAGCGAGGGACGGGAGCCGAAGCTCAATGACAATGTCAGTGCCTACTGCCTGCATATTGCTGAGGATGACGGGGAGGTGGACACTGATTTCCCCCCACTAGATTCCAACGAGCCCATTCATAAGTTTGGCTTCAGTACTTTGGCCCTGGTTGAAAAGTATTCATCTCCTGGTCTGACTTCCAAAGAGTCTCTCTTTGTTCGAATAAATGCTGCTCATGGATTCTCCCTTATTCAGGTGGACAACACAAAGGTCACCATGAAGGAAATCTTGCTAAAGGCAGTGAAGCGAAGAAAAGGATCCCAGAAAATTTCAGGCCCTCAGTACCGCCTAGAGAAGCAGAGTGAGCCCAATGTTGCCGTTGACCTGGAGAGCACTTTGGAGAGCCAGAGCGCGTGGGAATTCTGCCTGGTCCGCGAGAACA GTATCTCTGGAGACAAAGTAGAGATAGACCCTGTTACGAATCAGAAAGCCAGCACTAAGTTTTGGATTAAGCAGAAACCCATCTCAATCGATTCTGACCTGCTCTGTGCCTGTGACCTTGCTGAAGAAAAAAGCCCCAGTCATGCAATATTTAAACTCACGTATCTAAGCAATCACGACTATAAACACCTCTACTTTGAATCAGATGCTGCTACTGTCAATGAAATCGTGCTCAAGGTTAACTACATCCTGGAATCACGAGCGAGCACTGCCCGGCTGACTATTttgctcaaaaacaaagaaaactga